aatttaatgacaATTAACTcacattaatattatgttttctaaaattataattaattttatatctgcagtatatagttaaaaaatagatacctgttaaaaattggaaaagtaAAAACACTTAAAACCATTACTTGGCAACATTTATAAGATTGTAACattatcaaaagaaaattaaatatacaacaaaaggttaataatttatttattcaaacagaagtaaaaaacaaaaataatttctgtcgatacaaatatttattacattcttttcAATATGGaatcaattaaatgaaatcatttcACAATCAATTGTTAAGCAgactacaaattaaaaattttttagagTTGTACCAGTAATCGATGATGTTAATATGAGTACATcagaaaaagtttcgagtgtTAAAGTCACGTCAAAAGTACCAATTTTAAgaataactataaataaaatgtataataaaccTTATACATCAGAACTGGATGAAAATAAACTTACAGCAAATACTATTAGTAGCACTGACAATATtgttaaaatagaagaaaataatatgATTGAAAAAAGAGATACTAATTCAACAAATTGTATGCAGAGTGTTGCTTCTTCAAAacctattttatttaatttaatacctGTTGTATTTGAAAAACCTATTAAATGCAAGGATACCTGTACGGAAACAAAGAACACTCATGTACCTAAAGTTGCATATACCAGAAGAGGAGATTTATCAAGAGACACGTAAGTACttttattgataattaattcataaaatcaCTACTGACATTGTATACTTGTGGCAATTAAggttttatattcatttgccttttaaaaaaatcaaataatgtattaaacattgtgttttataaagtataattataaaagtaacaCAAAAAAAAGGATGATTGCAAACTTAGCgacttaaattttaaaatttggatGTACTATAAAAGAGTTGACTGTATTGTGCTacttaattacaatatttctaggCGTAATCAAACTATATCCGAACGAATCAAATATCTCCATACGAAAGCGCAACGAGACTGTGACATATTAAGAATCCGTTTGAAAGCACTAAGAGAAAGACACAAACAAGAGAAAATAGAAATAGCAAAGTTGGAAACATATTTAAGTGAACTTAGTAAACATAAATCAATCAATGTGATATCTGGAAGacatttgaaaagaaaaaagttaTTTGTGTCATTGAAAGATACAGAAGAAGATGAATGTCAGAAATTACTTAGAAAAGTTAGGAAAATAAaggatgaaatattaaaatcaagaTGCCCTATCACAGCTGCGAAAAGAAATTTAGAACAAGTAAATGCATTAAATCATAATGCAAATATAGTAAATGAAGTACACAATAACAGTACTGTACCAAGTGATAAAATACAGAAGCCTGCAGAAAATTGTTTAAGGACAGATACATGATACTCatgtaatgttaataattataaacgtaCATTAAGTCTTATACATATCATTACATATGataaattaaaactttaaaaacataatattacaaacatgaaattgacataataattcaatttgcatgaatatttaaaaataactaattaatataatttaatacaaggTAAACTCTATAGTATAATGGAattgttcattatttttattgagaATAATCATCTATTTTTATAAGTTCATATTATGGGATAATATAAAATCTAAATggtcaataaaaaatataaatattttgtttccaaaattaattcaatgtaaacatatataaaaaaaagaaaaagtattatatatgtcaattataattaaaaaattattctcttttatttacaattttttgtgtACAATGACATGTGAAATCAATACAAATTTACAATTATCTATCCtgttttgaaatatcatttggattatttgtaatattattatcttcAGTTAATATTGTGTCTTTTCCTTGTTTCTCGTCAAATATAACTGTTTGTTCTGCAGATTTGTGTGATTCGgatacttttcctttttctagtGGTATAATAGTTACATTTCCACCTGTATTTTCAGATGCagaagatatttcatttgaagattttTGTAGTATTGATTGTATATTAGAAGTAGATAATGAAGGTGTAACAAtgtctttttcactttttgaaaCTGGTAATAGAGGAGCTAGAGGTTCCAATATTTTATCTCTATTTAAGTATGTAATTCCCTGTAAAAAGTGTATATTTAATATACGTTTATAGTTCGTaagtaatatttctattttactagATAAAGGacgtttttttattataaatatctttaaaaacgCACTTAATAACTTTATTTACATACCTCTGTTTGGAGTAAATTCTCTGAAATACCTAAATGAATTGCAATTTGATTTGGTGGAAAAATAACATGAATGCAATACTGTACATAAGGAATTAATTGTTCACTTAAACATTCTGTAAATTTTAACATGTTTTCTCTTTCTGCAGCTGCAAAAGCCTGTATCATAATTTTaacgaattaatttataattctttgaACAAAGAATTAGAATGTTACTGccaaaaaaataataacttaCTTGTTGCTCTTGTttgtaaaaaatcaaaatagCTTTTGCAACTAAATATAAAGACTCTTGTAAAACATTTGTACAGAAGACAGAAAGGGCTACTGGTGGACAAAGTCGTATTTCGTTAAAAGCAAATATAAGACCGTTACAATATTCGGCTAAAGGATAAAATTCCACTAACTGTTCTGGTGGATtttcctatataaaataatatttcatgaaa
This is a stretch of genomic DNA from Nomia melanderi isolate GNS246 chromosome 1, iyNomMela1, whole genome shotgun sequence. It encodes these proteins:
- the LOC116427708 gene encoding uncharacterized protein LOC116427708 isoform X1, producing MLCLLSRDESLIGSVCSFAEYKIYRKLKYKYFMSFPLLVVPVIDDVNMSTSEKVSSVKVTSKVPILRITINKMYNKPYTSELDENKLTANTISSTDNIVKIEENNMIEKRDTNSTNCMQSVASSKPILFNLIPVVFEKPIKCKDTCTETKNTHVPKVAYTRRGDLSRDTRNQTISERIKYLHTKAQRDCDILRIRLKALRERHKQEKIEIAKLETYLSELSKHKSINVISGRHLKRKKLFVSLKDTEEDECQKLLRKVRKIKDEILKSRCPITAAKRNLEQVNALNHNANIVNEVHNNSTVPSDKIQKPAENCLRTDT
- the LOC116427708 gene encoding uncharacterized protein LOC116427708 isoform X2, translating into MSTSEKVSSVKVTSKVPILRITINKMYNKPYTSELDENKLTANTISSTDNIVKIEENNMIEKRDTNSTNCMQSVASSKPILFNLIPVVFEKPIKCKDTCTETKNTHVPKVAYTRRGDLSRDTRNQTISERIKYLHTKAQRDCDILRIRLKALRERHKQEKIEIAKLETYLSELSKHKSINVISGRHLKRKKLFVSLKDTEEDECQKLLRKVRKIKDEILKSRCPITAAKRNLEQVNALNHNANIVNEVHNNSTVPSDKIQKPAENCLRTDT